In one Thioclava sp. ES.031 genomic region, the following are encoded:
- the cybH gene encoding Ni/Fe-hydrogenase, b-type cytochrome subunit gives MEDTIHTPNPKATGAFEASRLTGDATEEDLDSIRRRTSVYVYEAPVRLWHWLNALMITVLIVTGYFIGAPLPSMQIGEATEQFVMGYIRFGHFAAAQVLTVIFFGRIYWAFVGNHHARQLFYVPVWRKRWWKELGHELRWYAFLEKTPKKYVGHNPLAQLAMFFFMTLGITFMLITGWALYAEGAGQGSLPDTAMGWVLGLVQNSQRLHTLHHLGMWAIVIFMIVHIYAAIREDIMSRQSMVSTMISGHRTFKDDRIE, from the coding sequence ATGGAGGACACGATCCACACGCCAAACCCCAAGGCGACAGGGGCCTTCGAGGCCTCCCGCCTGACCGGCGACGCGACCGAGGAAGATCTCGACTCGATCCGCCGCCGGACCTCCGTCTATGTCTACGAGGCGCCCGTGCGCCTCTGGCACTGGCTCAACGCGCTGATGATCACGGTGCTGATCGTCACTGGCTATTTCATCGGCGCGCCCCTGCCGTCGATGCAGATCGGCGAGGCGACCGAGCAATTCGTCATGGGCTATATCCGCTTCGGCCATTTCGCGGCGGCGCAGGTCCTGACGGTGATCTTCTTCGGGCGCATCTACTGGGCCTTCGTGGGCAATCACCACGCCCGCCAGCTGTTCTACGTGCCGGTCTGGCGCAAGCGCTGGTGGAAAGAACTGGGGCACGAGCTGCGCTGGTATGCTTTCCTCGAGAAGACGCCGAAGAAATACGTGGGCCACAACCCGCTGGCACAGCTTGCGATGTTCTTTTTCATGACGCTCGGGATCACCTTCATGCTGATCACCGGCTGGGCGCTCTATGCGGAAGGCGCGGGGCAGGGCTCTTTGCCCGATACGGCCATGGGCTGGGTGCTGGGTCTCGTGCAGAATTCCCAGAGGCTGCACACGCTGCACCATCTGGGAATGTGGGCCATCGTGATCTTCATGATCGTGCACATCTACGCGGCGATCCGCGAGGACATCATGAGCCGTCAGTCGATGGTCTCCACAATGATCTCCGGCCACCGGACGTTTAAGGACGATCGTATCGAGTAA
- a CDS encoding nickel-dependent hydrogenase large subunit gives MSVLNTPNGYTMDNSGKRVVVDPVTRIEGHMRCEVNVDENNMITNAVSTGTMWRGLEVILKGRDPRDAWAFTERICGVCTGTHALTSVRAVEDALGIQIPDNANSIRNMMQLALQIHDHIVHFYHLHALDWVNPVNALRADPKATSELQQKVSPSHPLSSPGYFRDVQNRLKKFVESGQLGLFKNGYWDNPAYLLPPEADLMATTHYLEALDLQKEIVKVHTIFGGKNPHPNWLVGGVPCPINIDGVGSVGAINMERLNLVSSIIDKCQEFNENVYIPDVIAIGGFYKNWLYGGGLSSQACLAYGDIPENPNDFSPEQLHLPRGAIINGNLNEVHDVDPRDPEQVQEFVDHSWYTYGEPGKGLHPWDGVTEPQYELGPNAKGTRTNIIELDEAAKYSWIKAPRWKGHAMEVGPLARYVVGYAKGHEDIKNQVDGLLRKMDLPFNAVFSTLGRTAARALESEYCSRLQRHFFDKMMTNIKNGDESTANVEKWDPSSWPKEAKGVGMTEAPRGALGHWVKIKDGRIENYQCVVPTTWNGSPRDTQGNIGAFEASLMNTKVERPEEPVEILRTLHSFDPCLACSTHVMSPDGEELTTVKVR, from the coding sequence ATGTCGGTTCTCAACACGCCGAACGGCTACACGATGGACAATTCGGGCAAGCGGGTCGTCGTCGACCCGGTGACCCGGATCGAAGGTCACATGCGCTGCGAAGTGAATGTGGACGAAAACAACATGATCACCAACGCGGTCTCGACCGGCACGATGTGGCGCGGGCTCGAGGTGATCCTGAAGGGTCGCGATCCGCGCGACGCCTGGGCCTTCACCGAGCGGATCTGCGGCGTCTGCACCGGCACCCACGCGCTGACCTCGGTCCGTGCGGTGGAAGACGCGCTGGGGATTCAGATCCCTGATAATGCGAACTCGATCCGGAACATGATGCAGCTCGCGCTGCAGATCCATGACCACATCGTGCATTTCTATCACCTGCATGCACTCGACTGGGTCAACCCGGTCAACGCTCTGCGCGCGGACCCGAAGGCGACTTCGGAGCTGCAGCAGAAGGTCAGCCCGAGCCACCCGCTCTCCTCCCCAGGCTATTTCCGGGACGTGCAGAACCGTCTCAAGAAATTCGTCGAAAGCGGGCAGCTCGGGCTGTTCAAAAACGGCTATTGGGACAACCCGGCCTATCTGCTGCCGCCGGAAGCGGACCTGATGGCGACGACGCACTATCTGGAGGCGCTCGATCTTCAGAAGGAGATCGTGAAGGTTCACACCATCTTCGGGGGCAAGAACCCGCACCCGAACTGGCTGGTGGGCGGCGTGCCGTGCCCGATCAATATCGACGGCGTCGGCTCGGTCGGTGCGATCAATATGGAGCGGCTGAACCTCGTCTCGTCGATCATCGACAAGTGTCAGGAGTTCAACGAGAACGTCTATATCCCCGACGTGATCGCGATCGGCGGCTTCTACAAGAACTGGCTCTATGGCGGTGGTCTGTCGTCGCAGGCCTGCCTCGCCTATGGCGACATCCCGGAGAACCCGAACGACTTCTCGCCCGAGCAGCTTCACCTGCCGCGTGGCGCGATCATCAACGGCAATCTCAACGAGGTGCATGACGTCGATCCGCGCGACCCCGAGCAGGTTCAGGAATTCGTCGATCACTCCTGGTACACCTATGGCGAACCCGGCAAGGGCCTGCACCCGTGGGATGGCGTGACCGAGCCGCAATACGAGCTCGGGCCGAACGCCAAGGGCACGCGGACCAATATCATCGAGCTTGACGAGGCTGCGAAATACAGCTGGATCAAGGCCCCGCGCTGGAAGGGGCACGCGATGGAGGTCGGACCGCTCGCGCGTTACGTCGTGGGCTACGCCAAGGGTCACGAGGACATCAAGAACCAGGTCGACGGTCTGCTGCGCAAGATGGACCTGCCGTTCAATGCGGTCTTCTCGACGCTGGGCCGGACCGCGGCGCGGGCGCTGGAATCCGAGTATTGCTCGCGTCTGCAGCGGCATTTCTTCGACAAGATGATGACCAACATCAAGAATGGCGACGAAAGCACCGCCAATGTCGAGAAATGGGATCCGTCGAGCTGGCCGAAAGAGGCCAAGGGCGTCGGCATGACCGAGGCTCCGCGCGGCGCACTGGGGCATTGGGTCAAGATCAAGGACGGGCGCATCGAGAATTACCAATGCGTCGTGCCCACCACCTGGAACGGTTCGCCCCGTGACACGCAGGGCAATATCGGTGCCTTCGAGGCCTCGCTGATGAACACCAAGGTGGAGCGTCCCGAAGAGCCGGTCGAGATCCTGCGCACCCTGCACAGCTTCGATCCGTGCCTTGCCTGTTCGACCCATGTGATGTCGCCCGACGGCGAAGAGCTCACCACCGTCAAGGTGCGCTGA
- a CDS encoding hydrogenase small subunit, which yields MPAIETFYDVMRRQGITRRSFMKYCSLTAAALGLGPAYVPKIAHAMETKPRTPVIWVHGLECTCCSESFIRSAHPLAKDVVLSMISLDYDDTLMAAAGAQAEAALQDTIDKYKGNYILAVEGNPPLNEDGMYCIVGGKPFVDQLRHAAEHAKAIISWGACASYGCVQAAAPNPTRATPVHKVITDKPIIKVPGCPPIAEVMTGVITYMLTFDRMPELDRQGRPQMFYSQRIHDKCYRRPHFDAGQFVETWDDENARKGYCLYKMGCKGPTTYNACSTVRWNDGVSFPIQSGHGCIGCSEDGFWDQGSFYDRLTNIKQFGIEANADVVGGTTAAVVGGAVAVHAAVSALKRAQKKNEEA from the coding sequence TTGCCTGCGATCGAAACCTTTTACGACGTGATGCGTCGGCAGGGGATTACCCGCCGCAGCTTCATGAAATATTGCTCGCTGACGGCGGCGGCGCTGGGTCTCGGCCCGGCCTATGTGCCTAAGATCGCCCATGCGATGGAAACCAAGCCGCGTACCCCGGTGATCTGGGTGCACGGGCTCGAATGTACCTGTTGTTCGGAAAGCTTCATCCGCTCGGCACACCCGCTGGCCAAGGATGTCGTGCTCTCGATGATCTCGCTCGACTATGACGACACGCTGATGGCGGCGGCGGGCGCGCAGGCGGAAGCCGCGCTGCAGGATACGATCGACAAGTATAAAGGGAATTACATCCTCGCCGTGGAGGGCAATCCGCCGCTCAACGAAGACGGGATGTACTGCATCGTGGGCGGCAAGCCCTTCGTGGACCAACTCCGCCACGCTGCCGAGCACGCGAAAGCCATTATCTCCTGGGGCGCCTGCGCTTCCTATGGCTGCGTGCAAGCTGCCGCCCCGAACCCGACGCGCGCCACCCCGGTGCACAAGGTCATCACCGACAAGCCGATCATCAAGGTGCCGGGCTGCCCGCCCATCGCCGAGGTGATGACCGGCGTGATCACCTACATGCTGACCTTCGACCGGATGCCCGAGCTGGACCGGCAGGGCCGGCCGCAGATGTTCTATTCGCAGCGCATCCACGACAAGTGCTACCGCCGTCCGCATTTCGACGCCGGTCAGTTCGTCGAGACGTGGGACGACGAGAACGCGCGCAAGGGCTATTGCCTCTACAAGATGGGCTGCAAAGGGCCGACCACTTACAACGCGTGCTCGACCGTGCGCTGGAATGACGGGGTCAGCTTCCCGATCCAGTCGGGTCACGGCTGTATCGGCTGTTCCGAGGACGGGTTCTGGGACCAGGGCTCCTTCTACGACCGGCTCACCAACATCAAGCAATTCGGGATCGAAGCGAATGCCGATGTGGTCGGCGGCACCACGGCGGCCGTCGTCGGCGGTGCGGTGGCAGTTCACGCTGCCGTCTCCGCGCTCAAACGCGCCCAGAAGAAGAACGAGGAGGCGTAA
- the hypF gene encoding carbamoyltransferase HypF produces the protein MKGFEIRVRGQVQGVGFRPFIWRLAQERGLSGHVLNDPEGVLIRVAGALDGLAEAISDEAPPLARVDAVEVSEFVFDTAPESFDIVASQGAGAETRVTPDAATCPDCLAEIRGDGRRRHYAFTNCTHCGPRFTILHALPYDRAQTTMAPFEMCSACRAEYENPADRRFHAQPIACPDCGPRVWLEMGGEERPAEEVGAVLQGGGIVGVKGLGGFYLACDATSAEAVALLRARKRRPAKPFALMGEIETIRRYAKVSEAEAELLCDPAAPIVLLQKAGEVLPEAVAPGQDSLGWMLPYTPLHHLLLREWARGEEGRPLVMTSGNLSGEPQVIGNGEAREKLAGFVDAFLMHDRDIARRLDDSVVRADPPMVLRRARGQVPGTLPLPEGFEGVPQVVGYGGQMKAAICLIKNGQALLGHHLGELDEALTWEAFEQADADYAALFDHRPEVVAVDLHPDFRASRHGAERAARDGLRLVEVQHHHAHLAACMAENGWPLEGGKVAGIVLDGLGLGPDGTVWGGELLLGDYHGFARCGWLEPAPLIGGDRAQAEPWRNALVRLDAAGLEGLADSLFPEAPRDLARQAAAKGINAPLSSSAGRLFDAVAACLGICPMRQSYEGEAAMRLEALAAHALAHGAPAEAGAYAFSDAGDVLETGPLFQALAADLAAGVAPETIALRFHAALAQGFARRARSLIESGDAKAVALTGGVYQNALLHRLTCAALGDLPVLSHRTLPANDGSLALGQAVIAAAQSERD, from the coding sequence ATGAAGGGTTTCGAGATCAGGGTGCGCGGGCAGGTGCAGGGGGTGGGCTTCCGCCCCTTCATCTGGCGGCTTGCGCAGGAGCGCGGGCTTTCGGGCCATGTGCTCAACGATCCCGAGGGGGTGCTGATCCGGGTGGCGGGGGCGCTGGACGGTTTGGCCGAGGCGATCTCGGATGAGGCACCGCCGCTTGCGCGGGTCGATGCGGTGGAGGTTTCGGAGTTTGTGTTCGACACCGCGCCTGAGAGTTTTGATATCGTTGCCTCGCAGGGGGCGGGGGCCGAGACGCGGGTGACGCCGGATGCGGCGACCTGCCCGGACTGTCTGGCTGAAATCCGGGGCGACGGGCGCAGGCGGCACTACGCTTTCACGAACTGCACCCATTGCGGGCCGCGTTTCACGATCCTGCACGCGCTGCCCTATGACCGGGCGCAAACGACGATGGCACCGTTTGAGATGTGCTCGGCCTGTCGCGCGGAATATGAGAACCCGGCGGATCGACGTTTTCACGCGCAGCCGATCGCCTGCCCAGACTGCGGGCCGCGGGTGTGGCTGGAGATGGGCGGGGAAGAGCGTCCTGCCGAAGAGGTCGGAGCGGTTTTGCAGGGCGGGGGCATCGTCGGGGTGAAGGGCTTGGGCGGGTTTTATCTCGCCTGCGATGCGACCAGTGCCGAGGCGGTCGCGCTGTTGCGGGCGCGCAAGCGCAGGCCCGCCAAGCCCTTCGCGCTGATGGGTGAGATCGAGACGATCCGGCGCTACGCCAAGGTCTCGGAAGCCGAGGCGGAATTGCTGTGCGATCCCGCGGCGCCGATCGTGTTGCTGCAAAAGGCGGGGGAGGTGTTGCCGGAGGCGGTGGCGCCCGGGCAGGACAGCCTCGGCTGGATGCTGCCCTATACGCCGCTCCATCATCTTCTGTTGCGCGAATGGGCGCGGGGGGAAGAGGGGCGGCCCTTGGTGATGACTTCGGGCAATCTCTCGGGCGAGCCGCAGGTGATCGGCAACGGTGAGGCGCGCGAGAAGCTGGCTGGCTTCGTCGATGCCTTCCTGATGCATGACCGCGACATTGCGCGGCGGCTCGATGACAGCGTCGTGCGGGCCGATCCGCCGATGGTGCTGCGCCGCGCGCGGGGGCAGGTGCCGGGCACCTTGCCGCTGCCCGAAGGGTTCGAAGGCGTGCCGCAGGTCGTTGGCTATGGCGGGCAGATGAAGGCCGCGATCTGCCTGATCAAGAATGGGCAGGCGCTGCTGGGCCATCACCTGGGCGAGCTGGACGAGGCGCTGACATGGGAGGCGTTCGAGCAGGCCGATGCGGATTATGCGGCGCTGTTCGATCATCGCCCCGAGGTCGTGGCGGTCGATCTGCACCCCGATTTCCGCGCCTCGCGCCACGGGGCTGAACGGGCCGCGCGCGACGGGTTGCGGCTGGTCGAGGTGCAGCATCACCATGCGCATCTCGCCGCCTGCATGGCCGAGAATGGCTGGCCGTTGGAGGGCGGCAAGGTCGCGGGGATCGTGCTCGATGGGCTTGGCTTGGGCCCCGATGGCACGGTCTGGGGCGGCGAGCTGCTGCTGGGCGATTATCATGGGTTCGCGCGATGCGGCTGGCTTGAGCCCGCGCCGCTGATCGGTGGCGACCGGGCGCAGGCAGAGCCGTGGCGCAACGCGCTGGTGCGGCTCGATGCGGCGGGGCTGGAGGGGCTGGCCGACAGTCTGTTCCCCGAGGCCCCGCGCGATCTGGCGCGTCAGGCGGCGGCGAAGGGGATCAACGCGCCGCTGTCCTCGTCGGCGGGGCGGCTCTTCGATGCGGTGGCGGCCTGCCTCGGGATTTGCCCGATGCGGCAGAGTTATGAGGGCGAGGCCGCGATGCGGCTTGAGGCGCTGGCCGCGCACGCGTTGGCTCACGGCGCCCCAGCGGAGGCCGGGGCCTATGCGTTCTCGGATGCGGGCGACGTGCTCGAGACCGGACCGCTTTTTCAGGCGCTCGCCGCCGATCTTGCTGCCGGGGTCGCGCCCGAGACCATCGCGCTACGGTTCCATGCGGCGCTGGCGCAGGGCTTTGCCCGCCGGGCGCGGTCGCTGATCGAAAGCGGAGACGCGAAAGCCGTGGCGCTAACGGGTGGCGTGTATCAGAACGCGCTGTTGCATCGGCTGACCTGCGCGGCACTGGGCGATCTGCCGGTGCTGAGCCATCGCACGCTGCCGGCGAATGACGGATCGCTGGCGCTGGGGCAGGCGGTGATTGCTGCGGCGCAGTCGGAAAGAGACTGA
- a CDS encoding nickel-dependent hydrogenase large subunit, which produces MTETPRLVVGPFNRVEGDLEVHLDLAGGAVGAARVNSPLYRGFERMLEGKDPRDALTITPRICGICSISQSAAAARALGAAMGLEPTPQGAGMAALIHAVENVSDHLFHFNLFFMPDFIRPVYADRPWFDRAVARFTPAEGGAQRAAVAARAELMHILGLMAGKWPHTLAIQPGGVTRAPGPRDKVRIETTLRAFRRYLEEVVFGGSLETFCAIETVDQLMAWETGDAGLFLRIAADLDLDRLGRGSGRYMSFGAYPLTEGFGFARGLWDGALGAVDFGAITEDLSHAWMLGAQAHPWQGETRPDEAMRDAAYSWCKAPRLNGQTVETGALARQVVDGHPLARALAGGGVLARVAGRLLELARTQAFMEGLAKGIDPGAAFMEQGDLPEAGQGAGLVEAARGALGHWLRIEDGRIASYQIIAPTTWNFSPRDAEGVPGPLEAALVGAPVGAGETTPVSVQHIVRSFDPCMVCTVH; this is translated from the coding sequence ATGACTGAGACGCCGCGCCTCGTCGTGGGCCCGTTCAACCGGGTCGAGGGCGATCTGGAAGTGCATCTCGATCTCGCCGGTGGAGCGGTGGGCGCGGCGCGCGTGAACTCGCCGCTCTATCGCGGGTTCGAGCGGATGCTGGAAGGCAAAGACCCGCGCGACGCGCTCACGATCACGCCGCGGATCTGCGGCATCTGCTCGATCAGCCAGTCGGCGGCGGCGGCGCGCGCGCTGGGCGCAGCGATGGGGCTGGAGCCGACGCCGCAGGGCGCGGGTATGGCGGCGCTGATCCATGCGGTCGAGAATGTCTCGGACCACCTGTTTCATTTCAACCTGTTCTTCATGCCCGATTTCATCCGCCCCGTGTATGCGGACAGGCCGTGGTTCGACCGGGCCGTGGCGCGCTTTACCCCCGCCGAGGGCGGCGCGCAGCGCGCGGCGGTCGCGGCACGCGCCGAGCTGATGCATATCCTCGGGCTGATGGCGGGCAAATGGCCCCATACGCTCGCGATCCAGCCCGGCGGCGTTACCCGCGCGCCGGGACCGCGCGACAAGGTGCGCATCGAGACGACGTTGCGCGCTTTCCGGCGCTATCTGGAGGAGGTGGTTTTCGGCGGGTCGCTGGAAACCTTCTGTGCGATCGAGACCGTCGATCAGCTGATGGCGTGGGAGACGGGCGATGCGGGGTTGTTCCTGCGTATCGCGGCCGATCTGGATCTGGACCGGCTCGGGCGCGGCTCGGGGCGGTATATGAGCTTCGGAGCCTATCCGCTGACCGAAGGGTTCGGCTTTGCGCGCGGGCTGTGGGACGGGGCCTTGGGCGCGGTCGATTTCGGCGCGATCACGGAAGACCTCAGCCATGCGTGGATGCTGGGGGCGCAGGCCCATCCCTGGCAGGGCGAGACACGGCCCGACGAGGCGATGCGCGACGCCGCCTATAGCTGGTGCAAGGCGCCGCGGCTGAACGGGCAGACGGTGGAAACCGGCGCGCTCGCGCGGCAGGTCGTGGACGGGCATCCGCTGGCGCGTGCGCTGGCGGGCGGCGGCGTTCTGGCGCGGGTCGCGGGGCGGCTGTTGGAGCTGGCGCGGACGCAAGCCTTCATGGAGGGGCTTGCGAAAGGGATCGATCCGGGGGCTGCGTTCATGGAGCAGGGCGATTTGCCAGAGGCAGGGCAGGGCGCGGGGTTGGTCGAGGCGGCGCGCGGCGCGCTGGGCCATTGGCTGCGTATCGAGGACGGGCGCATCGCCTCCTATCAGATCATCGCGCCGACGACGTGGAATTTCAGCCCGCGCGACGCGGAGGGCGTGCCGGGACCGCTGGAGGCCGCGCTGGTCGGCGCGCCGGTCGGGGCGGGCGAGACCACGCCGGTCTCGGTGCAGCATATCGTGCGCAGTTTCGATCCCTGCATGGTCTGCACGGTGCATTGA
- a CDS encoding HupU protein, which translates to MKVLWLQAAGCGGCTMSLLCAESPNVFDTLGGAGIEFLWHPTVSLETGAEVRAIFEAVESGEIALDVLAVEGSIARGPRGTGKFQMVSGTGRSMLDWVVSLAPKARHVVAVGTCATYGGVTSAGGNPSDAVGVQYDGALPGGALPVEFRSGSGLPVINVAGCPTHPDWVTETLLLLNEGALGAEDLDAFGRPLFYAKHLVHHGCSKNEFYEYKASAVELSDIGCMMENLGCIGTQAVGDCNIRPWNGDGSCTSGGYPCINCTAPEFEEPRHSFTETPKIAGIPVGLPTDMPKAWFMALASLSKAATPERIAKNAVADRVEVTPTIRKPKGRR; encoded by the coding sequence ATGAAGGTTCTCTGGCTGCAAGCGGCAGGCTGCGGCGGCTGCACCATGTCGCTCCTTTGCGCGGAATCCCCGAATGTCTTCGATACGCTGGGCGGCGCGGGGATCGAGTTCCTCTGGCACCCGACCGTCAGCCTCGAGACCGGCGCGGAGGTGCGCGCGATTTTCGAGGCGGTCGAGAGCGGCGAGATCGCGCTGGACGTGCTGGCCGTCGAGGGCTCCATCGCCCGCGGGCCGCGCGGGACGGGCAAGTTCCAGATGGTGTCCGGCACCGGGCGCTCGATGCTCGACTGGGTGGTGAGCCTCGCGCCAAAAGCCCGCCATGTGGTCGCGGTGGGCACCTGCGCGACCTATGGCGGCGTGACCTCGGCGGGCGGCAACCCCTCCGATGCGGTCGGCGTGCAATATGACGGGGCGCTGCCGGGCGGCGCGCTGCCGGTGGAGTTCCGCTCCGGCTCGGGGCTGCCGGTGATCAATGTGGCGGGCTGCCCGACCCATCCCGACTGGGTGACCGAGACGCTTTTGCTGCTGAATGAAGGCGCGCTCGGGGCGGAAGATCTCGACGCCTTCGGGCGGCCTTTGTTCTATGCGAAGCACCTCGTCCATCACGGCTGCTCGAAAAACGAGTTCTACGAATACAAGGCCTCGGCGGTCGAGCTGTCCGATATCGGCTGCATGATGGAGAATTTGGGCTGCATCGGCACGCAGGCCGTGGGCGATTGCAATATCCGGCCGTGGAACGGCGACGGGTCGTGTACCTCGGGCGGATACCCCTGCATCAACTGCACCGCGCCCGAATTCGAGGAGCCGCGCCATTCCTTCACCGAGACGCCGAAGATCGCGGGCATCCCGGTGGGGCTTCCGACCGATATGCCCAAAGCGTGGTTCATGGCGCTCGCCTCGCTGTCAAAGGCGGCGACGCCCGAGCGGATCGCGAAGAACGCGGTTGCCGACCGGGTCGAGGTGACGCCGACGATCCGCAAGCCGAAAGGACGCAGATGA
- a CDS encoding sensor histidine kinase, translating to MSRESAPDSQHPLDPTLAGLLRHAPGADEGEGEDVWFDVLSAVDRTYADLVDYQERLEQQNHELEDLRSFLGSILASVSDALIVISRSGEVLETSASVASLTGEPPGAWHGRKLAGMFDARSVEALDRGLAEAANTRKPVTIEAALSGPEGPAPLELSISPRMDERSRIAGYVLTGRPLGELRQAYSELERSHEELKSTQAQLVRNEKLASLGRLLAGVAHELNNPISFVYANTHALERYAGKFEAYFEKVQAGADREALIALREELKLDREIRNLRSAIEGARDGAERVRDIVEDLRRLSAEGSGEMVVFDLVETARVAANWVQRGSKAGVEIAFTGAETLQVRGRQGHIQQVVMNLVQNAIDALSGLEEGTGRIEVDARVMEGRGTLSVGDNGPGVTEELAQAIFDPFFTTKAVGAGTGLGLAISHKIIEEHGGRLRLCPKGSALGGACFSFDLELGEGAE from the coding sequence ATGTCGCGCGAGTCCGCACCCGATAGCCAGCACCCCTTGGACCCGACCTTGGCCGGGCTGCTGCGCCACGCGCCGGGCGCGGATGAGGGAGAGGGCGAAGACGTCTGGTTCGATGTGCTCTCGGCGGTCGACCGGACCTATGCCGATCTGGTGGACTATCAGGAGCGGCTGGAGCAGCAGAACCACGAGCTGGAGGATCTGCGGTCTTTCCTCGGGTCGATCCTCGCCTCGGTCTCGGATGCGCTGATCGTGATTTCGCGCTCGGGCGAGGTGCTGGAAACCTCGGCCTCGGTCGCGAGCCTGACGGGCGAGCCGCCCGGCGCTTGGCACGGTCGCAAGCTCGCAGGCATGTTCGATGCGCGCTCGGTCGAGGCCTTGGATCGCGGGTTGGCGGAGGCTGCGAATACCCGCAAGCCGGTAACGATCGAAGCGGCGCTGAGCGGGCCGGAAGGCCCCGCGCCGCTGGAACTGTCGATCAGCCCGCGCATGGACGAACGCTCCCGCATCGCGGGCTATGTGCTGACCGGGCGGCCCTTGGGCGAGCTGCGGCAGGCCTATTCCGAGCTGGAGCGCAGCCACGAAGAACTCAAATCGACGCAGGCGCAGCTGGTGCGCAACGAGAAGCTGGCCTCGCTGGGCCGTCTGCTTGCTGGCGTCGCGCATGAGCTGAACAACCCGATTTCTTTCGTCTACGCGAATACCCATGCGCTGGAGCGCTATGCGGGCAAGTTCGAGGCCTATTTCGAGAAAGTGCAGGCCGGAGCGGATCGCGAGGCGCTGATTGCCTTGCGCGAGGAGCTGAAGCTCGACCGTGAAATCCGCAACCTGCGTTCGGCCATCGAGGGTGCGCGCGACGGGGCCGAACGGGTGCGCGACATCGTCGAGGATCTGCGGCGGCTGAGTGCCGAAGGCTCGGGCGAGATGGTCGTCTTCGATCTGGTCGAGACCGCGCGGGTGGCGGCGAACTGGGTGCAGCGCGGCTCCAAGGCCGGGGTCGAGATCGCCTTCACCGGCGCGGAGACGCTGCAGGTTCGCGGTCGGCAGGGGCATATCCAGCAGGTCGTGATGAACCTGGTGCAAAATGCGATCGACGCGCTCTCGGGGCTGGAAGAGGGCACCGGTCGGATCGAGGTCGACGCGCGGGTGATGGAGGGGCGCGGGACATTGTCGGTTGGCGACAATGGTCCTGGCGTGACCGAGGAGCTGGCGCAGGCGATCTTTGATCCGTTCTTCACCACCAAGGCGGTGGGTGCGGGCACGGGGCTGGGCCTCGCGATCAGCCATAAGATCATCGAGGAACATGGCGGGCGTCTGCGGCTTTGCCCGAAAGGGTCGGCGCTGGGCGGGGCCTGTTTCTCCTTCGATCTGGAACTGGGCGAGGGGGCGGAATGA